The Candidatus Binataceae bacterium genome has a segment encoding these proteins:
- a CDS encoding YceI family protein: protein MRYRIVPERSRLWAWARSSLHLIEVETGAIHGVIDAQMTKEGLDLSFPTRSEIEVPSQALKTGNFLYDRELARQLEVTRYPTVRGVLTRVSGLGGLRYQVRARLFLHGVERELEAAATLSQAHDQSLLLEGEQTIDMRDFALNPPRFLMLKVYPQVRVRMRIWRVPRAEVVLTPHRAHGAEGRFETTTIAIAEWVGTPLGNRGKFPSVGGAAPPTGPA, encoded by the coding sequence GTGAGATACCGGATAGTTCCCGAGCGCTCGCGCCTGTGGGCGTGGGCACGCTCCAGCTTGCATCTGATCGAGGTCGAAACCGGCGCGATCCACGGCGTGATCGATGCTCAGATGACCAAGGAGGGTTTGGATCTGAGCTTCCCCACGCGCAGCGAAATCGAGGTGCCCAGCCAAGCCTTGAAAACCGGCAACTTCCTTTACGACCGCGAACTGGCGCGCCAGCTCGAAGTGACCCGCTATCCCACCGTGCGTGGAGTGCTGACGAGGGTGAGCGGCCTGGGCGGGTTACGTTATCAGGTCCGCGCGCGGTTGTTTCTGCACGGAGTTGAGCGCGAGTTGGAGGCGGCGGCCACGCTGTCCCAAGCACACGACCAAAGCTTGCTGCTGGAGGGCGAGCAAACCATCGACATGCGTGATTTTGCGCTCAACCCGCCGCGGTTCCTGATGCTGAAGGTCTATCCCCAAGTGCGGGTGAGAATGCGAATATGGCGCGTCCCGAGGGCTGAAGTTGTTTTGACCCCACATCGCGCTCACGGTGCCGAGGGGCGGTTCGAAACCACCACTATCGCCATCGCCGAATGGGTTGGCACACCGCTTGGCAATAGAGGCAAGTTTCCGTCAGTCGGCGGCGCGGCGCCGCCGACTGGCCCAGCGTAG
- a CDS encoding cobalamin-independent methionine synthase II family protein, which translates to MVTIYRAEVIGSLIRPAYLNQARAALRAGSMTEQEFKQLEDRAVDQALALQEAAGVDVVTDGEMRRAVFYALGSGAAQPDPKAAQRTLHWRRQVNGIRQEQETISWVTPITSKLVFNGSRAVEEFSYARARTSKPLKIAIPAPTAFLTRWSPEHSAAVYPDPVELLADATVMLREEVRALAAVGCNYVQIDAPELCALNDEWRSNYALEQHPKMRDWMRKEGVEALDALATVPGVTFGLHMCRSNHKGFWMSEAPWEKLAREIFPRTRNYDLFLLEYDDWRAGSFEPLREIAPDKVAVLGLLSTKRAALEPSSEVIARIEQAARYFPLERLALSTQCGFSPAADGSVMTQDEELAKLRLVAEIARQVWR; encoded by the coding sequence TTGGTCACCATATACCGCGCTGAGGTAATTGGTTCGTTGATTCGCCCCGCATATCTCAACCAGGCGCGCGCCGCGCTGCGCGCGGGCTCGATGACGGAGCAGGAGTTCAAGCAGCTCGAAGACCGCGCGGTTGATCAGGCGCTTGCATTGCAGGAGGCCGCGGGGGTTGACGTCGTAACCGATGGCGAGATGAGGCGCGCGGTTTTCTACGCCCTCGGCTCAGGTGCGGCCCAGCCCGATCCCAAGGCGGCCCAACGCACTCTGCATTGGCGGCGTCAAGTCAATGGCATACGCCAGGAGCAGGAAACGATCTCGTGGGTGACGCCGATTACCAGCAAGCTAGTTTTCAACGGCTCGCGCGCAGTCGAGGAATTTAGCTACGCGCGCGCGCGCACTTCCAAGCCGCTCAAGATTGCCATTCCGGCGCCCACCGCGTTTTTGACGCGCTGGTCGCCCGAGCACTCGGCGGCCGTCTATCCCGATCCGGTCGAGTTGCTAGCGGACGCTACCGTGATGTTGCGCGAAGAAGTGCGTGCGTTGGCCGCCGTAGGTTGCAACTACGTTCAGATTGACGCTCCCGAATTGTGCGCACTTAACGACGAATGGCGCAGCAACTACGCCCTGGAACAGCATCCCAAGATGCGGGACTGGATGCGCAAGGAAGGGGTCGAGGCGCTCGACGCGTTGGCCACCGTCCCCGGCGTGACCTTTGGCTTGCACATGTGCCGTAGCAATCACAAGGGTTTCTGGATGAGCGAAGCGCCCTGGGAAAAGTTGGCCCGGGAGATTTTTCCGCGCACTCGCAACTACGACCTCTTTCTGCTGGAGTACGATGACTGGCGTGCCGGCTCCTTCGAGCCGCTACGCGAAATTGCGCCCGACAAGGTCGCGGTCCTGGGTTTACTATCTACCAAACGAGCGGCGCTGGAACCGAGCTCCGAAGTGATTGCTCGCATCGAACAGGCCGCGCGCTATTTTCCGCTTGAGCGGCTGGCTCTTTCCACTCAATGTGGTTTTTCGCCCGCAGCCGACGGTAGCGTTATGACTCAGGACGAAGAGTTGGCCAAACTCCGTCTGGTCGCCGAGATCGCTCGTCAAGTCTGGCGCTAA
- a CDS encoding competence/damage-inducible protein A, producing MTQERTCALVVIGNEILSGKVRDSNAYFAARELRALGASLSRIAVVADEVDAIAQEVAACARLFDVVLTSGGVGPTPDDVTMAGVARAFGRRLERHPELEERIRRRAHGSPLPASLRMAEVPQGAILNAGGEIGFPTVQVENVFILPGVPQLFEAKLRALSPRLAAAPYFCRTIYLAVSESLIAPHLDDCLRRFPALMLGSYPTMGDDAPYRVKLTLESKDQAMMAAAFDYLVELLPAAAIIRTE from the coding sequence GTGACACAAGAACGGACTTGCGCATTAGTCGTAATTGGCAACGAGATCCTCTCGGGCAAGGTCCGTGACAGCAACGCCTATTTTGCTGCGCGCGAGTTGCGCGCCTTAGGTGCCAGCTTGAGTCGAATCGCGGTGGTGGCCGACGAAGTGGACGCCATCGCCCAGGAAGTTGCCGCCTGCGCTCGGCTCTTTGATGTGGTACTGACTTCGGGTGGCGTAGGTCCTACCCCTGACGACGTGACGATGGCGGGCGTAGCGCGGGCCTTTGGCCGTCGCCTGGAACGTCATCCGGAGCTGGAAGAGCGCATTCGCCGGCGTGCCCATGGATCGCCCCTGCCCGCCAGTCTCAGGATGGCCGAGGTGCCACAAGGCGCAATACTCAATGCCGGTGGCGAAATTGGCTTTCCCACCGTTCAGGTCGAGAATGTCTTTATTTTGCCGGGAGTACCGCAACTTTTTGAGGCCAAGCTGCGCGCACTGAGCCCGCGCTTGGCCGCCGCCCCCTATTTCTGTCGGACAATCTACCTCGCTGTGAGTGAAAGTCTGATCGCGCCTCACCTCGACGACTGCCTGCGGCGCTTTCCAGCCCTGATGTTGGGTTCGTATCCGACCATGGGCGACGATGCACCCTATCGGGTGAAACTGACGCTGGAATCCAAGGATCAGGCGATGATGGCGGCGGCCTTTGACTACCTGGTCGAGCTGCTGCCGGCCGCGGCGATAATCAGAACCGAGTGA
- a CDS encoding RNA polymerase factor sigma-32 encodes MPKKRLARRVDAAAKGRAKIHSKPEIELTGQAQVLDEEELGPDYAPELTVAQPHDDVLLEDEEPGAEPPSAGGELVVYDPLSRYLAEIRRFPLLSREEEAEIARRYNATHDPQDALRLVTANLRLVVKIAHEFVRASRLLLDLIQEGNVGLMEAVKSFDPYRGIRFPSYAVWWVRAYIIRYLMNNWRLVKIGTTQAQRKLFFNLRKESARLEAEGFVPQPRLLAQRIGVKEGEVREMQERMGSSEMSLEQPTGSDEDTRLLDVLPDTARNPEEATAHAEWQEFARDKVAQFAATLRDKELEIFNLRLLAEQPLTLQEIGARFGISRERVRQIETRLKQRLKDFIKTQAADIEQAGV; translated from the coding sequence GTGCCGAAGAAAAGGCTCGCGCGGCGGGTCGATGCTGCCGCCAAGGGGCGGGCGAAAATACATTCCAAACCCGAGATTGAGCTGACCGGCCAGGCCCAGGTCCTCGATGAAGAGGAGCTCGGGCCCGACTACGCTCCCGAACTCACGGTCGCGCAACCCCACGATGACGTGCTGCTGGAGGACGAAGAGCCAGGAGCGGAACCGCCATCAGCCGGTGGCGAGCTGGTGGTGTATGACCCGCTCAGTCGCTACTTGGCCGAAATTCGTCGCTTTCCCCTCTTGAGCCGCGAAGAAGAGGCCGAAATTGCCCGCCGTTATAACGCCACCCACGACCCTCAGGACGCATTGCGCCTGGTTACCGCCAATCTGCGCCTAGTGGTTAAGATCGCGCACGAGTTCGTGCGCGCCTCGCGTCTGCTGCTCGATCTGATCCAAGAGGGCAACGTCGGCCTGATGGAGGCGGTCAAGAGCTTCGATCCGTACCGGGGGATTCGCTTCCCGTCTTACGCGGTGTGGTGGGTTCGCGCTTATATCATCCGATATCTGATGAACAATTGGCGGCTGGTCAAGATTGGGACTACCCAGGCCCAACGCAAGTTGTTCTTCAACCTACGCAAGGAGAGCGCACGCCTGGAGGCCGAAGGTTTTGTACCGCAACCTCGCTTGCTTGCCCAACGTATCGGGGTGAAGGAGGGCGAGGTGCGCGAGATGCAGGAGCGAATGGGGTCCAGTGAGATGTCGCTGGAGCAGCCTACCGGTAGTGACGAAGATACCCGTTTACTCGACGTCCTGCCCGATACGGCGCGCAATCCCGAGGAAGCCACCGCCCATGCTGAATGGCAGGAGTTTGCCCGCGATAAGGTGGCTCAGTTTGCTGCAACCCTGCGCGACAAAGAGTTGGAAATCTTCAACCTTCGCCTGCTTGCCGAGCAACCCCTGACCCTTCAGGAGATCGGCGCGCGCTTCGGCATCAGCCGGGAGCGGGTGCGTCAAATCGAAACCAGACTCAAACAGCGCTTGAAAGATTTTATCAAGACCCAGGCTGCCGACATCGAGCAGGCTGGAGTCTGA
- the rpoZ gene encoding DNA-directed RNA polymerase subunit omega, whose protein sequence is MARITVEDCLQSVPNRFELVLVAAQRAKQLLKGARPLVESDNKELVTALREIAAQKVLAEKPSR, encoded by the coding sequence ATGGCGCGAATTACGGTGGAAGATTGTCTCCAATCCGTTCCCAACCGCTTCGAGCTGGTCCTGGTTGCCGCTCAGCGAGCTAAACAGTTGCTTAAGGGCGCGCGCCCGTTGGTCGAATCGGACAATAAGGAACTGGTCACCGCCCTGCGCGAAATCGCCGCGCAGAAGGTGTTAGCTGAAAAGCCCTCGCGTTAA
- the otsB gene encoding trehalose-phosphatase: MPPPTSLPRPLPPGLLFERAAGRHLLICLDYDGTLSQITPALNQAYPVAGAREVIERLVARPRWCQIAIVSGRDIDVVRTLLGVSSGLYFAGSHGLELMGPDGRSRLAPNLAHAIPALAELRSWLADHVPAGRGFVIEQKKWSVALHYRLAPAPLAEALCTDLRAKIASLSPPLRLSEGKMVLEALPAGADKGQAVRALLAQVPDQPLPIYCGDDLTDEAPFELLREQGITVLVGSPQRPSWAQYRVADPEELVSRLRELAQALDT, translated from the coding sequence ATGCCGCCGCCAACTAGTCTGCCCCGCCCACTTCCACCAGGCCTGCTGTTTGAACGCGCCGCTGGGCGTCACCTCCTAATTTGTCTGGATTATGATGGTACTCTGTCCCAAATTACCCCTGCCCTCAATCAGGCCTATCCGGTCGCGGGTGCACGCGAGGTAATCGAACGCCTGGTCGCCCGACCCCGGTGGTGCCAGATCGCGATTGTGAGCGGTCGCGACATCGATGTAGTGCGCACGCTGCTAGGCGTCAGCTCAGGATTGTACTTCGCGGGCAGTCACGGTCTGGAACTGATGGGACCCGACGGCCGAAGCCGCTTAGCTCCCAATCTCGCTCACGCCATCCCGGCGCTCGCCGAGCTGCGAAGTTGGCTGGCCGACCATGTTCCGGCCGGTCGCGGATTTGTTATCGAGCAGAAAAAATGGTCGGTGGCTCTTCACTATCGTTTGGCGCCAGCTCCGCTGGCCGAAGCGCTATGCACGGATCTGCGGGCCAAGATTGCCAGCCTGTCGCCGCCTTTACGCTTAAGTGAGGGCAAGATGGTACTCGAAGCGTTGCCTGCGGGAGCCGATAAGGGACAGGCGGTCCGGGCACTGCTTGCGCAGGTGCCCGACCAACCGCTGCCGATTTACTGTGGTGATGACCTGACGGATGAAGCGCCGTTCGAGTTGCTGCGCGAGCAAGGCATAACCGTCCTGGTCGGCAGCCCACAAAGGCCGAGTTGGGCACAGTATCGGGTGGCCGATCCGGAGGAACTGGTGAGCCGGTTGCGGGAGCTAGCGCAAGCGTTGGACACCTAA
- a CDS encoding trehalose-6-phosphate synthase: MMVAQIANGFPAGIPSGGGQSGDSRLVVLSNRAPVRVIAEDGMQRIEPTVGGVGATFMRLLERRGGLWIAWAGSNKTPAPLMLPADDPRFTMMFPALGEREISNYYYGMCNCGLWPLMHLMTQNCRFRASYWGSYRHVNSLFAQLASTQCRPSDQVWIQDFHLALVPALLRQRRPELPIGLFWHVPFPPETIFRIFPWRRELLEGMLGADLIGFHIDAYADHFLDCCETIAGLEVDRRKREISYQGRRIQVGAFPLGVPADHFATLATSPKVQARAAQIRAGLGTPYIILGVDRLDYTKGLLERMRAFERFLEICPEYRRRVAFVQIAVPSRTRMDEYVELKRQLDEAIGRTLGRFSTEGWVPIRYYYDQFEIEELTAFYSAADIALVTPLRDGMNLVAKEYVATRVAEDGMLVLSEFAGAAQELREALVVNPYDAEAIAAALRQGLGMEPREQRTRMRALRARVSANDLDSWAQGFLKLLAAARPASDRYAAAN; encoded by the coding sequence ATGATGGTTGCACAGATAGCCAATGGGTTTCCGGCGGGCATTCCTAGCGGCGGTGGCCAAAGCGGAGATTCGCGTTTAGTGGTGCTGTCCAATCGGGCTCCGGTGCGGGTTATCGCTGAGGACGGAATGCAGCGCATCGAGCCGACCGTGGGGGGGGTGGGTGCGACCTTCATGCGGCTGCTGGAGCGGCGTGGAGGCTTGTGGATCGCTTGGGCGGGCAGCAACAAGACACCCGCGCCGCTGATGCTGCCGGCGGACGATCCGCGCTTCACCATGATGTTTCCCGCCTTGGGCGAGCGCGAAATCAGCAACTACTACTACGGGATGTGCAACTGCGGACTATGGCCGCTGATGCATCTAATGACCCAGAACTGTCGCTTCCGGGCTAGTTACTGGGGCAGCTACCGTCATGTCAACAGCCTTTTTGCCCAACTCGCCAGCACCCAGTGCCGGCCTTCCGATCAGGTCTGGATTCAGGATTTTCACCTCGCTCTGGTCCCCGCGTTGCTGCGTCAGCGTCGCCCCGAGTTACCAATTGGTTTGTTCTGGCACGTACCCTTTCCGCCCGAGACTATTTTTCGCATTTTCCCCTGGCGGCGCGAGTTGTTGGAGGGGATGCTCGGGGCCGATTTGATTGGGTTTCACATCGACGCCTACGCCGACCATTTTCTGGACTGCTGCGAAACTATCGCCGGCCTGGAGGTCGATCGGCGCAAGCGCGAGATAAGCTACCAAGGGCGCCGGATTCAGGTGGGGGCATTCCCTCTGGGGGTTCCCGCCGACCATTTTGCCACCCTCGCCACCAGCCCTAAAGTCCAGGCCCGTGCGGCCCAGATTCGGGCCGGATTGGGCACCCCCTATATCATTCTGGGCGTCGATCGGCTGGATTATACCAAGGGTCTGCTGGAGCGCATGCGCGCTTTCGAGCGTTTTTTGGAAATCTGCCCCGAATATCGCCGCCGCGTAGCCTTTGTCCAGATAGCGGTGCCCTCGCGCACCCGAATGGACGAATATGTCGAGCTCAAGCGCCAACTCGATGAGGCTATTGGGCGCACGTTGGGACGCTTCTCCACTGAAGGCTGGGTGCCCATTCGCTATTATTACGATCAATTCGAGATCGAGGAACTGACCGCCTTTTACAGCGCCGCTGATATCGCGCTAGTCACACCTCTACGAGATGGGATGAATCTGGTGGCCAAGGAATATGTGGCGACCAGAGTCGCGGAGGACGGCATGCTGGTGCTCAGTGAATTTGCCGGCGCGGCCCAGGAGCTGCGCGAGGCCCTGGTGGTTAATCCCTACGACGCCGAGGCGATTGCGGCCGCTTTGCGCCAGGGCCTGGGGATGGAGCCACGCGAGCAGCGGACGCGCATGCGGGCGCTTAGAGCGCGCGTATCAGCCAACGATCTCGACAGTTGGGCGCAAGGTTTCCTAAAGCTGTTGGCAGCGGCGCGACCCGCGTCAGACCGCTATGCCGCCGCCAACTAG
- a CDS encoding peroxiredoxin: MALHLGQTVPDFTQQSTEGPIHFHDWIGNNWAVLFSHPKDFTPVCTTELGSVAKLKPEFDKRGVKVIALSVDDVDSHKRWIGDIEETQHAKLNYPILADADHKVSSLYDMIHPEANAAVTVRTVFVIDPQKKLRLSITYPPSTGRNFSEILRVIDSLQLTDKFQVSTPVDWKQGDDVVISPAIQDPAELKQKFPKGYKELRPYLRMTPPPGK, translated from the coding sequence ATGGCTCTGCACTTAGGACAGACGGTGCCTGATTTCACCCAGCAATCGACTGAAGGTCCGATTCATTTTCACGACTGGATCGGAAATAACTGGGCGGTTTTGTTTTCCCATCCCAAGGACTTTACTCCGGTGTGCACCACGGAATTGGGTTCGGTGGCCAAGCTTAAGCCGGAATTTGACAAGCGCGGGGTAAAAGTAATCGCCCTGAGCGTAGACGACGTGGATTCGCATAAGCGCTGGATAGGGGATATCGAAGAAACCCAGCATGCGAAGCTGAACTATCCGATTTTGGCCGACGCCGACCATAAGGTGTCGAGTCTGTATGACATGATCCATCCCGAGGCCAACGCCGCGGTCACCGTGCGCACGGTCTTCGTGATCGATCCGCAAAAGAAGCTGCGGCTAAGTATCACCTACCCGCCCAGCACAGGGCGCAACTTCAGCGAGATTCTACGGGTAATCGATTCGCTGCAGCTGACCGATAAGTTTCAGGTCTCAACTCCGGTGGATTGGAAACAGGGCGATGACGTGGTGATTTCGCCTGCGATCCAGGATCCTGCGGAACTTAAGCAGAAGTTTCCCAAAGGCTACAAGGAGCTGCGCCCTTATTTGAGAATGACGCCGCCCCCGGGCAAGTAG
- a CDS encoding class II aldolase/adducin family protein yields the protein MASQFDLDAAPVRALREKIALGCRILAQQQLVDYLGHVSARIPGRDLVLIRARGFEQGNQLHMTWEQVSLVDLEGRHLEGKFQPPDETKLHTEIYKVRPDVSAVVHTHQPIATVFGDVGKPILPMQGVMASVVSQGTIPVYPSARKVTTTAQGSEVARVLGDKKIVHLRNHGITIVGASVEEVVINAIWLEHQARMTMWGWTVGTPRGMSPEDLALQASDAFGIEGRWRYYASLLDE from the coding sequence ATGGCCAGCCAGTTCGATCTCGACGCCGCTCCGGTGCGGGCCTTGCGCGAGAAAATCGCGCTGGGATGCCGTATACTGGCCCAGCAACAACTGGTCGATTACCTCGGCCATGTCAGCGCGCGCATCCCAGGGCGCGATTTGGTGCTGATCCGCGCGCGCGGCTTCGAGCAAGGCAATCAACTCCACATGACCTGGGAGCAAGTCAGCCTGGTCGATCTGGAGGGACGTCACCTGGAGGGCAAGTTTCAGCCGCCCGACGAAACCAAGCTGCACACCGAGATCTATAAGGTCCGGCCCGACGTCAGCGCAGTGGTGCATACCCATCAGCCCATTGCCACGGTCTTCGGCGACGTGGGCAAGCCGATTTTGCCTATGCAAGGCGTGATGGCCTCAGTGGTTAGTCAGGGCACTATTCCCGTCTACCCCTCCGCGCGCAAGGTGACTACCACGGCGCAAGGGTCGGAAGTGGCGCGCGTGCTGGGGGATAAAAAGATCGTCCATCTGCGCAACCACGGCATCACCATCGTGGGCGCTAGCGTAGAGGAAGTGGTCATCAACGCCATCTGGTTGGAGCATCAGGCGCGGATGACAATGTGGGGTTGGACGGTCGGTACTCCGCGTGGAATGAGTCCGGAGGATTTGGCCCTCCAAGCCTCCGACGCCTTCGGGATCGAGGGGCGTTGGCGCTATTACGCAAGCCTGCTTGACGAATAG
- a CDS encoding FAD-dependent monooxygenase, translated as MLQTEVLIVGAGPVGLTLALDLGRRGVRCTLIERNLTSIQLPKMERCNARTMEIYRRLGVAERIRDAGLPRQAPMDVFLAFSMADPEPLVHLPYPSVAQAKAEIAAHNDGRPLEPYQLISQYTLEPLLREIVEGLPSITVRFGCELVEFEQDEQAVTAHLRTSEGSAETLRAAYLVGCDGGSSTVRKQLGIALHGQGNIRKLRQALFYCPELYQRIPMGRGRHYHIAEAPYFPFIILQDSTRHWTLHAPAQSDGEMVEIFTRALGMSVEVKLLSVNEWTQHLLCADRYGQGRTFIAGDAAHLVIPTGGLGMNTGVGDATDLAWKLAARLAGWGGPHLLASYEAERRPIGLRNVKVSGAAMEGRLGWRAAWTPELRQPGAKGEALRAEIARRFDREQRKVTEILGIEAGYRYVESPVIWPEEGEGPDPDNYHYVPTTWPGARLPHVWLDDRSALHDRLGLGYSLLRLGRTRLEGAELVRAFKAYNAPLEVHTIADAAARQLYGCDLLLVRPDLHVVWRGNQEPEDPARLAAIATGHGAV; from the coding sequence GTGCTACAGACCGAAGTCTTAATCGTTGGCGCGGGTCCGGTGGGCTTGACCCTGGCGCTGGACCTGGGACGGCGAGGCGTACGCTGCACGCTGATCGAGCGCAATCTTACTTCCATCCAATTGCCCAAGATGGAGCGCTGTAACGCGCGCACCATGGAAATCTACCGCCGGCTGGGAGTAGCCGAGCGAATTCGCGACGCCGGGTTGCCACGCCAAGCGCCGATGGACGTGTTCCTGGCCTTCTCGATGGCCGATCCTGAACCGCTGGTCCATCTACCCTATCCTTCGGTGGCTCAAGCCAAAGCTGAGATCGCAGCCCACAACGACGGTCGCCCGTTGGAACCTTACCAGCTTATCTCCCAATACACCCTGGAGCCGCTGCTACGCGAAATCGTCGAGGGGCTGCCCAGCATTACCGTCCGCTTCGGCTGCGAGCTGGTCGAATTCGAGCAGGATGAACAAGCCGTTACCGCCCATCTGCGTACCAGCGAGGGGAGCGCGGAGACTCTGCGCGCGGCCTACCTGGTGGGTTGCGACGGGGGTTCCAGCACGGTACGAAAGCAACTGGGCATCGCGCTTCACGGCCAGGGCAATATTCGCAAACTGCGCCAAGCTCTGTTTTATTGCCCCGAGCTGTACCAGCGAATACCCATGGGCCGCGGCCGTCATTACCACATCGCCGAGGCGCCTTACTTTCCCTTCATCATACTACAGGACAGCACCCGCCATTGGACCCTGCATGCGCCAGCGCAAAGCGACGGTGAGATGGTGGAGATCTTCACCCGCGCCTTAGGCATGAGCGTGGAGGTCAAGCTGCTGTCGGTCAATGAATGGACCCAACATCTCTTATGCGCCGACCGCTACGGCCAGGGGCGAACCTTTATCGCAGGTGATGCCGCTCATCTGGTCATTCCCACTGGCGGCTTGGGGATGAACACTGGCGTGGGTGACGCTACCGATCTGGCTTGGAAGCTGGCGGCCCGCTTAGCGGGTTGGGGTGGACCTCATTTGCTAGCCAGCTACGAGGCCGAGCGGCGCCCCATCGGGTTGCGCAATGTCAAGGTTTCGGGCGCCGCGATGGAGGGACGGCTGGGATGGCGCGCGGCCTGGACCCCCGAGCTTCGCCAGCCTGGCGCAAAAGGCGAGGCTCTGCGCGCGGAAATCGCGCGGCGGTTCGACCGCGAACAGCGCAAGGTTACCGAAATTCTCGGCATCGAGGCCGGCTACCGCTATGTTGAGTCGCCTGTCATCTGGCCCGAGGAGGGCGAGGGTCCCGACCCCGACAATTATCACTACGTCCCCACCACCTGGCCTGGTGCCCGCCTGCCTCATGTCTGGCTGGACGACCGCAGCGCGCTACATGATCGGCTGGGGTTGGGTTACAGTTTGTTGCGTTTGGGCCGAACCAGGTTGGAGGGCGCCGAGCTGGTGCGAGCGTTCAAAGCTTACAATGCTCCGTTGGAGGTGCACACTATTGCCGACGCGGCGGCGCGCCAGCTCTATGGGTGTGACCTGTTGCTGGTGCGACCCGATCTCCATGTAGTATGGCGTGGCAACCAGGAGCCGGAAGATCCGGCGCGACTGGCCGCTATCGCCACCGGCCATGGCGCGGTTTGA
- a CDS encoding DUF1329 domain-containing protein: MKLARIMAIALLVAMAAGQALAADTIPAGTVITRQNWQQYKDFMPITLQMMFQSTNRAVEVPPEAQMVVADQRNYPISKGFLDATEKYSKQVRLVKAANGSYGIQGYVAGVPFPNLSTSDPLAGYKLMYDFYYQYSAAAYAFDHSQVIDIDQYDNESFLHALLIQYQLMHVTDTGYPMTNPAAAGDGVLITTMAEQLDPEQIRYLTALNITWDDPNRFPEAYVFIPSLRRVLRLSSAARCAPFQGQDFANDDLTNIPQPPTWFQAKYLGKRKMVDFFFNDDPKSLAASAQRANYYKGSAALFPVPSMGSWQTRDEYVLQLQRLPQYARGYCYANRVMYLDAQTYTWKGWGDLWDQNNKFWRGVIGFEAPLKKPDGSYWPSAMIWAHDNPDFQANHQSLLMPPTNGMQAAFLNQKVPQQWNNYHRWGTPSGLQEVMQ, from the coding sequence ATGAAACTGGCTCGCATAATGGCAATCGCGCTGCTGGTGGCAATGGCCGCCGGGCAGGCGCTGGCGGCTGATACTATTCCCGCCGGCACCGTAATTACGCGGCAAAATTGGCAACAATACAAAGACTTCATGCCAATCACGCTGCAAATGATGTTCCAGAGCACCAACCGAGCGGTGGAGGTCCCCCCCGAAGCGCAAATGGTGGTGGCCGACCAGCGCAACTATCCAATCAGCAAGGGGTTTTTGGACGCCACCGAAAAGTACAGCAAGCAGGTGCGCCTGGTTAAAGCTGCCAACGGCAGCTATGGCATCCAGGGCTATGTCGCCGGAGTTCCATTCCCCAATCTGTCCACGTCGGATCCATTGGCTGGCTACAAGTTGATGTATGATTTCTACTATCAGTACAGCGCGGCCGCCTACGCTTTCGACCATTCGCAGGTGATCGACATCGATCAATACGACAATGAAAGCTTCCTCCACGCCCTCCTGATCCAATACCAGCTCATGCACGTCACCGATACCGGCTATCCGATGACCAATCCGGCCGCCGCCGGCGACGGCGTCCTGATCACCACGATGGCCGAACAGCTCGACCCCGAACAGATTCGCTATCTGACCGCGCTCAACATCACCTGGGACGATCCCAATCGCTTTCCCGAGGCCTACGTCTTCATCCCCAGCCTGCGCCGCGTGCTGCGCCTGTCCAGCGCGGCTCGTTGCGCGCCTTTTCAGGGTCAAGATTTCGCCAACGACGATCTGACCAACATTCCTCAGCCGCCGACCTGGTTCCAGGCCAAGTACCTGGGCAAGCGCAAGATGGTCGATTTTTTCTTCAACGACGACCCCAAGAGCCTGGCCGCCTCGGCCCAGCGTGCCAACTATTACAAGGGGAGCGCCGCCCTCTTCCCGGTACCCTCGATGGGAAGCTGGCAAACGCGCGATGAATATGTACTACAACTGCAGCGTCTGCCCCAGTATGCGCGCGGTTACTGCTATGCCAACCGGGTCATGTACCTGGATGCGCAAACCTATACCTGGAAGGGGTGGGGCGATCTGTGGGACCAGAACAACAAGTTCTGGCGCGGGGTGATAGGCTTCGAGGCGCCGCTTAAGAAGCCCGATGGCAGCTACTGGCCCAGCGCGATGATCTGGGCTCACGACAATCCCGACTTCCAGGCCAACCATCAGAGCCTACTGATGCCGCCGACCAACGGCATGCAGGCCGCTTTCCTGAACCAGAAAGTGCCGCAGCAGTGGAATAATTACCATCGCTGGGGTACTCCTTCCGGCCTGCAGGAAGTAATGCAATAA